Part of the Ictalurus furcatus strain D&B chromosome 19, Billie_1.0, whole genome shotgun sequence genome, CAGTCAGGACTGAagctgtggagtgtgtgtgcgctggAGCAGTTGGAGAACTGGAACAGGCTGGAGAACATGCGTCGGTTCTCCTGGGTATCGGGAAAGATGGCGTCCTGGTAGTTAACACCGTGGGGAAGGAGGTTATAATTTTCATCCATCCTGTGTGTAAGAGcatagccacacacacacacacacacacacagaaagaaagcgagagagagagagagagagagagagagagagagagagagagcatgaacaAACAAGATAAGGGGTAAACTTTTCTTTAGTTCttgctgagtgcaaaagtttacacacccttacTTCGAATGCTATTAGGATTCGCTAATTTCACACATCACACTCATTATCACAAGTTCACAGGcgtaacactgaaaaaaatcaccttcagtgagtgagagatatatatataattttatttttgcttagcTATTACACAAGTAACAAAAGGTTCAAACATATGTGTTAAGATATTAATAGTGTAACGATGTGATTATAAAtgaggttgttttgttttggattgtctatgtttcttttatttctggATTATACTTTTAATCATTAATTGTCTCTTTAAAcacattgacatttatttatatcctTGTCCACCTCAGCGAATGAtctgtattttctcttttaGGTCTTGTGATTGCTGTCTTTCCAACTGACGCACAGCAAACCGCTTGAGCGCTCAAGCCCAGGGAGCAAAGATCCCTTGCTGATTTAGAGTCTGTCTTTAGTATTtacctttttaattaaaaacacgaTTAAAtcaattctctcactcactttgaATCATTGGAGTCcttatgtttgtctttaaaTGACCCCACTTGACCCCAAAATAGCATTTATCTTGATAATCTTTCATCAGAGCAGTAAGGTGGTGTAACAGGTAGTGTTGCCATCTCACAACTCTGGGTCCCTGGTTCGAGAGATTGGATTTACTGTCTGTATAGGTTTCCTACAAGTTCTCCTTTTTCATCctatctagaaaaaaaaaaagctggcaGTTGGTTTGGCttctctaaattgcccctatgtGTGCACGGCGTCCTGTGACGTGGTCTCCATCACAGCCAGTGGACACTTACTTATGAAGTAAATGAGTGATGAATAAGTGAATTCTCCTGTCTGCTTTCCTTTCAGTCTACAGTATCTATGCGTCACATTTGACCCCAAGTagtttttatctttttaatcATTCATCATTTCTTCCAATCTGCTTGCGCTGTGATCTTTccatgtctgtctttctcttggaATCTTCTATAGGTTATCTTTCTACAACCTTTGACCCCGAACTGCTTTTATCTTTCCAATCATGCATTACTTccttttagtctctctctctctctctctctcacacacacacacacacacacacacacacacctgacctgAGGAAGAAGATGTAGGAGTAGTTCGCCATCACCGTGTGCGACTGGCAGGACAGGTATCCGAGGCCGGTGACGTTGAGGCGCGAGCCCTCGGGCACCTCCAGCATGCTGCCCCACGCCTGATCACACAGCATCTCCACTTCCGCCGTGTAGAGCAGCGCCTCCGCGCTCTCCGCCCCCGCGCGCTCGTACTCGTACGGGTGGCCGGCGGTGTAGCGCGCGCTCAGCGGGTAGTACGGATCCCGGTAAAGAGCCAGCACCTTGGCGTACACGATGATCTCAGCGAGCTCTGCGCGACATCCCTCACTCAGGGGTCGCCACTCTCTGGGGAGCTGACACCCCAAACCGAGCCTGAGCAGCGTCCAGACGGCCAGGAGCGCAG contains:
- the ccdc3a gene encoding coiled-coil domain-containing protein 3a, which codes for MLLPALLAVWTLLRLGLGCQLPREWRPLSEGCRAELAEIIVYAKVLALYRDPYYPLSARYTAGHPYEYERAGAESAEALLYTAEVEMLCDQAWGSMLEVPEGSRLNVTGLGYLSCQSHTVMANYSYIFFLRMDENYNLLPHGVNYQDAIFPDTQENRRMFSSLFQFSNCSSAHTLHSFSPDWEQQEDHRLLCSSVQQVLFEEEERAARLQERVTKLEKKNQKLKDRVGKLTRSLRKQRKTIRRYEHELQELQQRLSTNKKTSEHHLNSINPPHRLSRHRYTHTL